Proteins co-encoded in one Nicotiana sylvestris chromosome 7, ASM39365v2, whole genome shotgun sequence genomic window:
- the LOC104240571 gene encoding uncharacterized protein isoform X2, whose protein sequence is MVRRAEDDIDNDERRALCTSIHFFNIGSGRLFGKVVNLLHQWSKGARIEALQGLCLWAILEWQCCTFTFITWASWW, encoded by the exons ATGGTCAG GAGGGCAGAAGACGATATTGACAATGATGAGAGGAGAGCATTATGCACCTCTATTCACTTCTTTAATATCGGCTCTGGCAGGCTGTTTG GCAAAGTTGTCAATTTGTTGCATCAATGGTCAAAGGGGGCAAGAATAGAGGCTCTCCAGGGGCTCTGTTTATGGGCTATTCTGGAG TGGCAGTGTTGTACCTTCACTTTCATCACTTGGGCTTCATGGTGGTAA
- the LOC104240571 gene encoding uncharacterized protein isoform X3, with the protein MVRRAEDDIDNDERRALCTSIHFFNIGSGRLFGKVVNLLHQWSKGARIEALQGLCLWAILECCTFTFITWASWW; encoded by the exons ATGGTCAG GAGGGCAGAAGACGATATTGACAATGATGAGAGGAGAGCATTATGCACCTCTATTCACTTCTTTAATATCGGCTCTGGCAGGCTGTTTG GCAAAGTTGTCAATTTGTTGCATCAATGGTCAAAGGGGGCAAGAATAGAGGCTCTCCAGGGGCTCTGTTTATGGGCTATTCTGGAG TGTTGTACCTTCACTTTCATCACTTGGGCTTCATGGTGGTAA